One segment of Rhodohalobacter mucosus DNA contains the following:
- the prmC gene encoding peptide chain release factor N(5)-glutamine methyltransferase — MSTNSDQVWTVLSMLEWGTGYLKKKGVDSARLSMEWLLAYVLDVRRLDIYLQFDRPLSPEDLETLRPLVKKRALHEPLQYITGSTEFLGCTIQVNPSVLIPRQETEQLTEIILERHASQKETSLTVLDIGTGSGCIPIAIKKHAPEWMCVGIDISEEALRTARSNAELNNTEVLFLKGDLFNLHGSDAISSLQPDIIISNPPYITHEEADELDPQVINYEPSGALFHDSPLQIYDSVANYASSRHAVLYLECNHKFAAEILDIVARYYSQAELIPDLDMKDRFIAASDSPK; from the coding sequence ATGAGCACCAATTCCGATCAGGTATGGACTGTACTGTCTATGCTTGAATGGGGTACGGGTTACCTGAAAAAAAAAGGCGTGGACTCAGCCAGGCTTAGCATGGAGTGGCTGCTCGCATATGTTCTTGACGTTCGCCGTCTTGATATTTATCTCCAGTTCGACAGGCCTCTATCACCGGAAGATCTCGAGACCTTAAGACCGCTTGTCAAAAAAAGGGCGCTGCATGAACCTCTCCAGTACATAACGGGTAGCACAGAATTTCTGGGGTGTACAATCCAGGTCAATCCATCTGTTTTGATACCCCGTCAGGAGACGGAGCAGCTGACGGAAATCATTCTTGAACGACATGCCAGTCAGAAAGAGACTTCACTAACTGTTCTGGATATCGGCACGGGAAGCGGGTGTATTCCTATTGCAATCAAAAAGCATGCACCTGAATGGATGTGTGTGGGTATAGATATTTCCGAGGAAGCCCTTCGAACGGCTCGTTCTAATGCAGAACTGAACAACACGGAAGTCCTATTTCTAAAAGGGGACCTTTTCAACCTTCACGGTTCGGATGCCATCAGTTCTCTTCAGCCCGATATTATTATATCTAATCCACCATACATAACCCATGAAGAAGCTGACGAACTGGATCCGCAGGTCATAAATTACGAACCTTCCGGGGCACTGTTTCACGACAGTCCGCTTCAGATTTACGATTCTGTTGCAAATTATGCATCGTCCCGGCATGCAGTACTTTATCTTGAGTGCAATCATAAGTTCGCTGCAGAAATCCTGGATATTGTGGCCAGATACTATTCACAGGCAGAACTGATCCCTGACCTTGATATGAAGGACCGGTTTATTGCTGCTTCAGACTCTCCTAAGTAA
- a CDS encoding deoxynucleoside kinase, which translates to MPNKFDFIAIEGVIGAGKTSLAQILAERNGARLVLEQFEENPFLPKFYENRKRFAFQTQLAFLASRFKQQQRVTGRELFDDFIISDYIFEKDRIFARLNLDEDEMGLYDNIFGIMTGISAKPDLVIYLQSTVERLMKNIEKRGRAYEKHITGDYLQELSDAYNKFFYHFDKAPLMIINAAEIDFVNNPTHLSYIEEQIFDQPIRGNTHIHIIPDS; encoded by the coding sequence ATGCCCAATAAGTTCGATTTTATTGCTATAGAAGGCGTGATTGGCGCAGGTAAAACGTCGCTCGCACAAATCCTTGCGGAGCGCAATGGTGCGCGGCTGGTGCTCGAGCAGTTTGAAGAAAACCCATTTTTGCCCAAATTTTACGAAAACCGGAAACGTTTCGCTTTTCAAACCCAGCTCGCCTTTTTAGCGAGCCGTTTTAAACAGCAGCAACGTGTAACCGGCCGCGAGCTGTTCGATGATTTCATCATCTCCGATTATATTTTTGAGAAAGACCGTATTTTTGCGCGTCTGAACCTTGATGAAGATGAGATGGGGCTTTACGACAACATTTTCGGCATTATGACCGGAATTTCAGCGAAACCCGATCTGGTTATATATCTGCAAAGCACGGTAGAAAGGCTCATGAAAAATATTGAAAAACGAGGTCGCGCATATGAAAAACACATCACCGGCGACTACCTGCAAGAGCTCAGCGATGCCTATAACAAATTTTTCTATCACTTCGACAAAGCACCATTAATGATCATCAACGCTGCGGAAATCGATTTTGTTAATAATCCAACCCATCTGTCGTATATTGAAGAACAGATTTTTGATCAACCGATCAGAGGAAACACACATATTCACATTATTCCTGATTCATGA
- a CDS encoding SOS response-associated peptidase translates to MSKRLAFFVSKEEVENRLGISTIRDNLFEPDYNITPGKHIPVIYREDEEIIFKRLRWGPESGGNAFIRVADADKELQSGNTFRCSVLASGFFIWKGDTEKGYPFFVRLLNHSLLTMAGIVYGGHTEPTHFKIIEDESNVLVQPMSEFMPVLLNSEYVDKWLQGKGNQAAPLLREARDQIQLTDMSVLRVSKKVNDPQNNAPELIQPIPK, encoded by the coding sequence ATGTCGAAGAGACTTGCCTTTTTTGTTTCAAAAGAAGAGGTGGAAAACCGGCTTGGCATTTCCACGATCAGGGATAATCTGTTTGAACCGGATTACAACATTACTCCGGGCAAGCATATCCCGGTGATTTACCGCGAGGATGAGGAAATTATTTTTAAAAGATTGAGATGGGGTCCGGAATCGGGCGGTAATGCGTTTATCAGGGTGGCTGATGCTGATAAAGAGCTGCAAAGCGGCAACACGTTTCGCTGTTCCGTATTGGCAAGCGGCTTTTTTATCTGGAAAGGTGACACAGAAAAGGGATATCCGTTCTTTGTACGCTTGCTTAACCACTCATTGCTTACCATGGCGGGAATTGTGTATGGGGGGCATACCGAACCAACTCATTTCAAAATCATTGAAGATGAATCGAATGTGCTGGTGCAGCCCATGTCGGAGTTTATGCCGGTTTTGCTGAATTCGGAGTATGTTGATAAATGGCTTCAAGGGAAAGGGAACCAGGCAGCACCCCTTCTCAGGGAGGCCCGTGATCAGATTCAGCTTACGGACATGTCGGTTTTGCGTGTAAGTAAAAAAGTGAATGATCCACAAAATAATGCACCTGAGCTGATACAGCCCATTCCCAAATAA
- the folK gene encoding 2-amino-4-hydroxy-6-hydroxymethyldihydropteridine diphosphokinase: protein MDTVIIAAGSNLGDRHDYLKKAGKFLSELSEGIVKKSSIWESEPVGDAKYTFLNSAILIETTRKPDELLNLLKDFERKCGREKDPQRWGPRVLDLDIIGFGDLVIDRETLIIPHPEYHRRLFVLCPMMEIIPEWTDPRNQKGLREIVGKAPEIEIKKTDLRW, encoded by the coding sequence ATGGACACGGTAATCATCGCAGCGGGATCCAACCTGGGTGATCGTCACGATTATCTGAAGAAAGCGGGGAAATTTTTGTCCGAATTAAGCGAAGGTATCGTAAAAAAATCCTCCATATGGGAATCGGAACCGGTGGGTGACGCTAAATATACCTTTCTCAACAGTGCAATTTTAATTGAAACAACCCGTAAACCGGATGAGCTCCTGAATCTCTTAAAAGACTTTGAGCGGAAATGCGGCCGTGAAAAAGATCCGCAACGGTGGGGGCCGCGGGTACTCGACCTTGACATCATTGGGTTTGGGGACTTGGTGATTGATCGGGAGACCCTTATTATTCCACATCCGGAGTATCACCGGCGCCTGTTTGTGCTATGCCCCATGATGGAAATTATTCCCGAATGGACAGATCCCAGAAATCAGAAGGGACTCAGGGAGATAGTCGGTAAGGCTCCTGAAATCGAAATCAAAAAAACAGACCTACGCTGGTAA
- the secG gene encoding preprotein translocase subunit SecG has translation MLYGIIISLITLICFLLIIVVLLQPGQREGLSGGLAAGMAGGSAMGARRTADLLSKTTAILAALFLSLSVLANFAIDRGSANQSTIQQQGMENVNPSDFTIPSESQPAVPPQQQSQEQTQEEGSDQ, from the coding sequence ATGCTTTACGGAATAATTATCAGTTTAATTACCCTGATCTGCTTTTTGCTGATTATCGTTGTGCTTCTTCAGCCCGGGCAGCGTGAGGGTTTATCGGGAGGACTGGCAGCGGGTATGGCCGGAGGTTCCGCAATGGGCGCCCGCAGAACGGCCGATCTGCTCTCCAAAACAACAGCGATTCTTGCAGCTCTTTTTCTGTCGCTGAGCGTACTCGCAAATTTTGCAATCGATCGGGGATCTGCAAATCAAAGCACCATCCAGCAGCAGGGAATGGAGAATGTAAATCCATCAGATTTCACAATTCCATCTGAGTCTCAGCCTGCTGTTCCCCCTCAGCAGCAATCACAGGAGCAAACACAGGAAGAAGGGTCTGACCAGTAA
- the folB gene encoding dihydroneopterin aldolase translates to MDTITLKSLSYHAKHGFYEEERVHGNQFEVDLVAKGHFRKSAGGEELSKTFDYEQAEKAVRSIMNGRSEYLIETLCAEIGEALFNRYSIVETLQVSVRKLNPPLQTDALYAEITMEWTR, encoded by the coding sequence TTGGACACCATTACACTTAAATCTCTTTCTTACCATGCAAAACACGGGTTTTATGAAGAGGAAAGAGTACACGGCAATCAGTTTGAGGTAGACCTTGTAGCAAAAGGCCATTTCAGGAAGTCGGCAGGCGGCGAAGAGCTTTCGAAAACGTTCGATTATGAGCAGGCAGAAAAGGCCGTACGCTCCATCATGAATGGAAGGTCCGAATATCTGATTGAAACTCTTTGCGCTGAAATTGGGGAGGCCCTCTTCAATCGTTATTCTATCGTTGAAACCCTTCAGGTATCCGTTCGCAAACTCAATCCTCCCCTTCAAACAGACGCACTTTACGCAGAAATAACCATGGAATGGACACGGTAA
- the dnaA gene encoding chromosomal replication initiator protein DnaA — MLTAEGAWKECLEIIQDNISYQKYKSWFEPIKPVKLADDTLTIQVPSQFWYEWLEEHYYNMLRSTIAKVLGKNGKLEYSVLVEKSDRLEDNRSIRLPQRPMGPSKPQEMNTFTDYHPGKIENPFVIPGIRKTNIDSNLNISYVFDRFIEGDCNRLARSAAMAIAENPGNNSFNPLFVYGGTGLGKTHLVQSIGNKIKHDFGDEYSVLYVSSETFTNEFVQAIRNNRASEFTTFYRNIDVLIVDDIQFFSGKEKTQEEFFHIFNALHQDGKQIILSSDRAPKDIPDIEDRLISRFSWGLSADLQIPEYETRYAILERKANDNGINIDSNIIEFIAHNFKSNVRDLEGAVIKLLATASLKHVDEIDLNMAKSVLKDMVKSSHTQVSIESIQNYVCEYFGIDTNKVREKTRKQEIVEARQIAMYLSKKFTKSSLKTIGLQFGGRDHSTVIHAISTVEERLSTSPKHKRMLSELEQKIEVATL, encoded by the coding sequence ATGCTAACTGCTGAGGGTGCCTGGAAAGAGTGTTTGGAGATTATCCAGGACAACATCAGTTACCAAAAATATAAATCATGGTTCGAGCCGATCAAGCCGGTTAAACTGGCTGATGATACACTCACCATTCAGGTTCCAAGTCAATTCTGGTATGAGTGGCTGGAGGAGCATTACTATAATATGCTCCGCTCTACAATAGCAAAGGTTCTGGGTAAGAACGGGAAGCTTGAGTATTCTGTCCTGGTTGAAAAATCGGACCGCCTGGAGGACAACCGATCCATTCGCCTGCCGCAACGGCCTATGGGTCCGTCAAAGCCACAGGAAATGAATACGTTTACCGATTACCATCCGGGCAAGATCGAAAATCCGTTTGTCATACCGGGAATCAGAAAAACCAATATCGATTCGAACCTGAATATAAGCTATGTGTTCGACCGGTTTATTGAAGGCGACTGCAACCGCCTTGCACGATCTGCCGCCATGGCCATTGCTGAGAACCCGGGCAACAATTCTTTCAATCCCCTTTTTGTGTATGGAGGTACCGGGCTTGGAAAGACACACCTGGTACAGAGTATAGGGAATAAGATAAAACACGATTTCGGAGATGAATATTCTGTCTTGTATGTCTCCTCCGAAACCTTCACCAACGAATTTGTACAGGCGATCCGGAACAACCGCGCCAGTGAATTCACTACCTTTTACCGAAATATTGATGTTCTCATCGTTGATGACATTCAGTTCTTCAGCGGCAAGGAAAAAACCCAGGAAGAATTTTTTCATATTTTCAATGCCCTGCATCAGGACGGAAAACAGATTATTCTGAGCAGCGACAGGGCTCCCAAAGACATTCCCGATATAGAAGACCGCCTCATTTCACGCTTCAGCTGGGGCCTCAGCGCTGATTTGCAGATTCCGGAGTATGAAACTCGCTACGCCATACTTGAACGCAAGGCAAACGACAACGGCATCAATATCGACTCGAACATTATTGAGTTCATAGCGCATAATTTCAAATCGAACGTACGCGATCTTGAAGGTGCCGTAATTAAGCTTCTTGCCACAGCATCCCTGAAACACGTGGATGAGATCGACCTGAATATGGCTAAGTCGGTGCTCAAGGACATGGTTAAAAGCTCACACACGCAGGTTTCGATCGAATCCATACAAAATTACGTTTGCGAGTATTTCGGAATCGACACCAACAAGGTGCGCGAAAAAACCCGCAAACAGGAGATTGTTGAGGCCCGGCAAATTGCAATGTATCTCTCCAAAAAATTCACCAAATCGAGTCTTAAAACGATTGGGCTACAGTTTGGCGGCCGCGATCACTCCACCGTAATCCATGCGATATCAACGGTTGAAGAGAGGTTGTCAACAAGCCCCAAACACAAGCGGATGCTGAGCGAACTGGAGCAGAAGATCGAGGTGGCAACGCTGTAA
- a CDS encoding tetratricopeptide repeat protein, whose protein sequence is MSFEEKHKQGYELLHEKDLDKSLDAARDLQRLNPDAPEGYTLEGEVMQKLNQWEPSIKSFNEAIERDEDNGRLYNLRGYSYLNSDDLEKAREDFERSIALDNLSTAHRNLVLYKIMSGKAQEAISYLLDRIRAEPRDVENWILMGDLMQKGGHNDKAKTYYEQALKMDPENDYVRELLEN, encoded by the coding sequence ATGAGTTTCGAAGAAAAGCATAAGCAAGGTTATGAATTGCTGCACGAAAAAGATCTTGATAAAAGCCTGGATGCAGCAAGGGATCTTCAACGATTAAATCCTGACGCCCCGGAAGGCTATACTCTTGAAGGTGAAGTGATGCAAAAACTGAACCAGTGGGAGCCCAGTATCAAATCATTCAACGAAGCCATTGAACGCGACGAAGACAACGGACGCCTCTATAACCTCAGAGGTTACTCCTATCTCAACTCGGATGATTTGGAAAAAGCCCGTGAAGATTTTGAACGCTCAATTGCACTTGACAACCTCTCTACCGCCCACCGGAACCTGGTTCTCTATAAAATTATGTCAGGAAAAGCTCAGGAAGCGATAAGTTATCTTCTTGACCGGATCCGGGCAGAGCCCAGAGATGTGGAAAACTGGATTCTAATGGGTGATCTTATGCAGAAAGGAGGCCATAATGACAAAGCCAAAACATACTATGAGCAGGCTTTAAAAATGGATCCTGAAAATGATTATGTACGAGAGTTGCTTGAAAATTAG